From the Gramella sp. Hel_I_59 genome, one window contains:
- a CDS encoding peptide MFS transporter gives MTASGEVNVENDFFKSKVLGHPAGLFVLFFTEMWERFSFYGMRVLLVNFLTMAIVGVDNPGWGWTAENAGALFGTYAGLLYLTPILGGLIADKFTGYRWAVIIGAAIMTLGHASMALETETSLYLGLGLLVIGTGFFKPNITSIISEMYEGKTDKKDGAYTIFYMGVNAGAFFGMMLCGYLAEKIGWSWGFGLAGIFMLLGTLQFWLAKPLFGKIGGVPDKELEAKHLKEEESKGVSHKPNPFTLLDKILVFASATIGLLYLINDPVSRIGDLNLLPVVMPFDLGGEPFSGPIGMALLGLALFLVLVISRISRYAPVVRDRLIAVIIFAVFTVFFFLAFEQGASSLIIFARDNVDRVLTGNSAMIFNVINALLTVVPLAIITWVLYLLWKQTFSKIPGSNIILGICFAGIWALVIWMLVREFSATTTEITVSWFSILNSFFIIVFASFFSKWWESKYNPSAAYKYCFGLVLLGLGFGLLALGSSGLAEGAKVSMIWLILAYLLHTLGELCLSPLGLSYVSKLVPARMIAFMFGMWYLAIAIGNKLAGSLGGMIESVTEQYDLSTFFLIFTIVPIAGGLLVALLNPLLKKLMHGIK, from the coding sequence GTAAAGTTTTAGGCCATCCTGCAGGACTTTTTGTCCTCTTCTTTACCGAAATGTGGGAACGCTTTTCGTTCTACGGAATGCGGGTGCTTTTGGTGAATTTCCTAACGATGGCTATCGTAGGAGTCGATAATCCCGGTTGGGGATGGACTGCCGAGAATGCCGGAGCTCTCTTCGGAACATATGCTGGACTGCTATATTTAACTCCAATTCTTGGCGGACTCATCGCAGATAAGTTTACTGGCTACCGCTGGGCGGTAATTATAGGTGCTGCGATAATGACCCTTGGTCATGCATCCATGGCGTTGGAAACTGAAACTTCCCTTTACCTGGGACTTGGTTTATTGGTGATTGGAACGGGTTTCTTTAAACCGAATATCACCTCGATCATTTCTGAAATGTATGAAGGCAAAACTGATAAAAAAGATGGTGCATACACTATCTTTTATATGGGTGTAAATGCGGGCGCATTCTTCGGAATGATGCTTTGCGGATATCTTGCTGAAAAAATTGGCTGGAGCTGGGGATTTGGCCTTGCAGGAATCTTTATGCTTCTAGGAACCTTACAATTCTGGCTGGCTAAACCTCTATTTGGGAAAATAGGTGGAGTACCAGACAAAGAATTGGAAGCAAAGCACCTAAAAGAAGAGGAAAGTAAAGGTGTAAGTCATAAGCCTAATCCTTTTACTTTACTCGATAAAATTCTGGTATTCGCATCTGCCACCATTGGATTGCTCTATCTTATCAATGATCCGGTTTCGAGGATCGGTGATCTGAACTTACTTCCAGTCGTGATGCCTTTTGATCTTGGAGGTGAACCATTTTCAGGACCAATTGGAATGGCTTTGCTTGGTCTGGCGCTATTTCTGGTGTTGGTTATCTCAAGAATTTCTCGTTATGCCCCTGTAGTTAGAGACAGATTAATAGCAGTGATCATTTTTGCTGTGTTTACAGTGTTTTTCTTTTTGGCATTTGAACAGGGAGCCTCATCACTTATCATTTTTGCTAGAGATAATGTAGACAGGGTACTTACCGGAAACTCAGCGATGATCTTTAATGTTATTAATGCACTGCTTACGGTAGTTCCGCTCGCAATCATTACCTGGGTACTTTATCTTTTATGGAAACAGACTTTTTCAAAAATACCCGGTTCTAATATCATCCTGGGAATATGCTTTGCGGGGATCTGGGCTCTGGTGATCTGGATGTTAGTGCGTGAATTTTCAGCAACAACGACCGAGATCACCGTATCATGGTTTAGTATTTTGAACTCCTTCTTTATTATAGTATTTGCCTCTTTCTTCTCGAAATGGTGGGAGAGTAAATACAATCCCTCTGCTGCTTACAAATACTGCTTTGGGCTTGTGCTTCTTGGACTCGGATTTGGACTACTGGCTCTCGGGTCAAGCGGACTAGCAGAAGGAGCAAAAGTGAGCATGATCTGGCTTATTCTGGCCTACTTGTTACATACCCTTGGTGAATTATGTTTATCGCCACTTGGATTATCTTATGTAAGTAAACTGGTGCCAGCAAGAATGATCGCCTTTATGTTTGGAATGTGGTACCTGGCGATAGCCATTGGAAACAAACTTGCCGGTTCACTTGGAGGTATGATCGAATCTGTTACAGAACAGTATGACCTTTCTACCTTCTTCCTCATATTCACGATAGTTCCTATCGCCGGTGGATTATTAGTAGCGTTGCTGAATCCATTGCTGAAGAAATTAATGCACGGAATCAAATAA
- a CDS encoding thioredoxin fold domain-containing protein codes for MKKLIFFLTFISAVSAVQAQEINWMSMNEALEAQKKEPRKIFVDAYTTWCGPCKLLDKNTFGNKDVANYINKHYYAVKFNAEGNEVVKYNDKVFKNPNYQADKKGRNSVHEFALAMGVNAYPTMVFFDEKGKFLSPLKGYLTPKKLEIFLKVFASNDYKNVTTEEDWKAYQENFENKFSG; via the coding sequence ATGAAAAAACTAATATTCTTTCTAACATTTATATCGGCTGTTTCAGCGGTACAGGCTCAGGAGATTAACTGGATGAGCATGAACGAAGCTCTGGAAGCTCAAAAGAAAGAGCCAAGAAAGATCTTTGTAGATGCTTATACTACCTGGTGTGGTCCATGTAAACTTCTGGATAAAAATACCTTTGGTAATAAAGATGTAGCCAACTATATCAACAAACATTATTATGCCGTAAAGTTTAATGCTGAAGGTAACGAAGTGGTTAAATACAATGACAAGGTATTCAAGAATCCAAATTACCAGGCAGACAAAAAAGGAAGAAATTCTGTACATGAATTTGCGTTGGCAATGGGAGTGAACGCTTACCCAACGATGGTATTCTTTGATGAAAAAGGCAAGTTTCTTTCTCCTCTAAAAGGATATCTTACTCCTAAAAAACTGGAAATATTCTTGAAGGTTTTTGCTTCCAATGATTACAAAAATGTAACTACAGAGGAAGACTGGAAAGCTTACCAGGAGAACTTCGAAAATAAATTCTCGGGTTAG
- a CDS encoding ComEC/Rec2 family competence protein yields the protein MKSSGFVFIRLSLYLLAGILLGFCLSAELRSSLVITTSCLLLFFIAYYRSSKLIFPDIFFGIVTFLLVASVGFTAVQLRQPENINSHYTNFDIEAGHILKAEVSEELKPNQFNSRYIIEARSLLKKEEFQQVSGKILLNIKKNINDPNSLKPGDILLLPFTTERVKLPANPFMFSYRDYLEGLKMHRQLHINHSEVEVISFNNSLHSYSRSLRTKLIENVRRYNFSQNEIAVFQALILGQRSDLNDKLYKDYAAAGAVHILAISGLHIGILLLMLNWLLKPLKRFKAGEWSSLLLCIVLLWSFAMLTGLQPSVVRAVTMFSFLAVGLNLKRKTGAFNSLALSFFFLLLIDPYYILQVGFQLSYLAVFCILLIQPKLYNLINISNKFLDYFWKLSSVSIAAQIGVLPLSIYYFHQFPGLFLLTNLFILPFLGVLLISGILVLILAYVGWLPDFLVWLFNKLLSVMNWAVTEIASIKPFVFSNIDFSIFQTIALYLLLAGIMMIWQKLNYRSLIAFAIGLIILQLSFIANNFSNPSAEIVIMHRYKESMITFKNNRNLVVATSTPEAPELIDYIRERKIKKLEKTQLEDFYMTPKGLLYIQSDSINLPELEIHPEVLLLRNSPKVNFDRLLMNSQPKQIIADGSNYPYLIRKWKATAKNKKIPFHATAEKGAYMMR from the coding sequence TTGAAAAGTTCCGGATTCGTATTTATAAGGCTTAGCCTGTATCTGTTAGCAGGCATACTGCTAGGCTTCTGTCTTAGCGCAGAACTGCGATCAAGCTTGGTAATTACCACTAGCTGTCTCCTGCTCTTTTTCATTGCGTATTACAGAAGCTCGAAATTAATCTTTCCAGATATCTTCTTCGGAATAGTCACTTTTTTATTAGTTGCAAGTGTGGGATTTACCGCTGTTCAGCTTAGGCAACCGGAAAATATAAATTCACATTATACCAATTTCGATATTGAAGCAGGTCATATTCTTAAAGCTGAAGTTTCCGAAGAATTAAAACCGAACCAGTTTAATTCCAGGTATATTATTGAAGCCAGATCGCTTCTAAAAAAAGAAGAATTTCAACAAGTTTCCGGAAAGATCCTTCTCAACATCAAGAAGAACATCAATGATCCTAATAGTTTAAAGCCTGGAGATATTTTGTTACTCCCCTTTACGACCGAGCGAGTTAAACTACCAGCCAATCCATTTATGTTTAGTTACCGGGACTATCTGGAGGGTTTGAAGATGCACCGCCAATTGCACATAAACCATTCGGAAGTAGAGGTTATTTCTTTTAATAATAGCTTACACAGTTATTCCAGGTCATTACGCACTAAACTCATAGAGAATGTTCGTCGTTATAACTTTTCGCAAAACGAAATTGCGGTTTTCCAGGCATTAATTCTTGGTCAACGCAGCGATTTGAATGACAAACTTTACAAGGATTACGCTGCTGCGGGGGCTGTGCATATTCTGGCAATAAGCGGACTTCATATTGGTATCCTTCTATTGATGCTGAACTGGCTTTTGAAACCTCTAAAAAGATTTAAAGCGGGTGAATGGTCAAGTTTATTGCTTTGCATTGTTTTACTATGGAGTTTCGCGATGCTCACAGGCCTGCAACCCTCGGTTGTAAGAGCAGTAACCATGTTTAGCTTCCTTGCAGTTGGTCTTAACCTGAAGAGGAAAACAGGAGCTTTTAATAGCCTTGCCTTATCATTCTTTTTCCTGTTACTCATTGACCCTTATTATATTCTGCAGGTAGGCTTTCAGCTGAGTTATCTAGCGGTATTTTGTATTTTATTGATCCAACCAAAACTTTATAATTTAATAAACATCAGTAATAAGTTTCTTGATTATTTCTGGAAACTAAGTTCGGTTAGCATTGCTGCACAAATAGGTGTTCTGCCGCTTAGCATCTATTATTTCCATCAGTTCCCCGGTCTATTCCTGCTCACCAATCTATTTATTCTACCTTTTCTGGGCGTTCTACTTATCTCGGGAATTCTTGTACTAATACTGGCATATGTTGGATGGTTACCAGATTTTTTGGTGTGGTTATTCAACAAACTGCTGTCGGTCATGAATTGGGCAGTAACGGAAATTGCTTCTATCAAACCATTCGTCTTTTCTAATATTGATTTTAGTATTTTCCAAACCATCGCTCTTTATTTACTATTAGCTGGGATCATGATGATCTGGCAAAAATTAAACTACAGAAGCCTGATTGCCTTTGCTATAGGATTAATTATACTTCAGCTTAGTTTTATTGCTAATAATTTTTCGAATCCTTCAGCTGAAATTGTGATCATGCATCGCTACAAGGAAAGTATGATCACTTTTAAGAACAACAGGAATTTAGTAGTGGCTACAAGCACTCCCGAAGCACCCGAACTAATTGATTATATAAGGGAACGGAAAATAAAGAAGCTTGAGAAAACCCAGTTAGAGGATTTTTATATGACTCCGAAGGGTTTGCTATATATCCAAAGCGATAGCATCAATCTGCCAGAACTGGAAATCCATCCTGAAGTACTTTTACTTCGGAATTCACCGAAGGTAAATTTCGATAGATTATTAATGAATTCTCAACCGAAACAGATCATAGCCGATGGAAGTAATTATCCCTATTTGATCAGGAAATGGAAAGCGACGGCCAAGAATAAAAAAATCCCTTTCCATGCAACTGCTGAAAAGGGAGCTTATATGATGAGGTAA
- a CDS encoding C40 family peptidase: MKTSILLKVIIACMLIATLSSCGSRSRVITTKEAQSRVSRSEKKLERLEDAVEPKADVRVAEKIVKHAKGFEGTRYKFGGTTKKGMDCSGLVYVSFLEEGLSLPRTSRAMSLKGKRLYLKEVSTGDLLFFETNKNKKVINHVGLVVQTDRDNIYFIHSSTSRGVIISSLSETYWKDNFVMARRVI, from the coding sequence ATGAAGACATCGATACTTCTAAAAGTAATCATTGCCTGTATGTTGATTGCTACCCTTAGCTCCTGCGGAAGCAGATCAAGGGTGATCACCACTAAAGAAGCACAATCCAGGGTTTCAAGAAGCGAAAAGAAGCTGGAAAGGCTGGAAGATGCTGTTGAGCCTAAAGCTGATGTTAGAGTGGCTGAGAAGATCGTAAAACATGCTAAAGGTTTTGAAGGCACCAGGTATAAATTTGGTGGTACGACCAAAAAAGGTATGGACTGTTCAGGACTGGTCTATGTAAGTTTTCTGGAAGAAGGCTTATCACTACCCAGAACTTCCCGGGCGATGTCTCTGAAGGGAAAAAGATTGTATTTAAAGGAAGTTAGTACGGGTGACCTGCTTTTTTTTGAAACTAATAAGAACAAAAAGGTCATAAATCATGTTGGTTTGGTTGTGCAAACCGACCGAGACAACATTTATTTCATTCATTCTTCTACTTCAAGGGGCGTGATTATCTCTTCATTATCAGAAACTTACTGGAAAGATAATTTTGTGATGGCACGTCGCGTGATTTAA
- the lpxB gene encoding lipid-A-disaccharide synthase, translating into MKYYIIAGEASGDLHASNLMKALKEEDPEADFRFWGGDLMQAQGGKMVKHYRELAFMGFAEVIMNLRTIFSNIKLCKEDIKNYEPDVIIYIDYPGFNMRIAEWAKKQGYRNHYYISPQIWAWKENRIKKIKRDVDHMYVILPFEKQFYEEKYNFPVEFVGHPLLDAIQDRQPPQPEQFRKEHNLGDKPIIALLPGSRKQEIEKMLSIMLSVTDHFEDYQFVIAGAPSQDSEFYQEFTSRKNVSLIMNKTYDVLSLAHAALVTSGTATLETALFKVPEVVCYKGSYVSYHIAKRIINLDYISLVNLIMDREVVKELIQSELNTENLKKELTKILQDKKREEIFSEYHELELKLGGAGASKNTAKLIMENL; encoded by the coding sequence ATGAAGTATTATATAATAGCCGGAGAAGCTTCCGGAGACCTGCACGCATCAAATTTAATGAAAGCTCTCAAGGAAGAGGATCCTGAGGCAGATTTCAGATTCTGGGGTGGTGATCTCATGCAGGCTCAGGGTGGCAAAATGGTAAAACATTATCGCGAACTAGCCTTTATGGGTTTTGCTGAAGTTATTATGAACCTTCGTACCATCTTCAGTAATATCAAATTATGCAAAGAAGATATTAAAAATTATGAACCCGATGTGATCATTTATATCGATTATCCGGGATTCAACATGCGTATTGCCGAATGGGCTAAGAAGCAAGGATACCGGAACCACTATTATATTTCTCCACAAATCTGGGCATGGAAAGAAAACCGAATTAAAAAGATCAAAAGAGACGTTGATCATATGTACGTGATTCTGCCTTTTGAGAAGCAATTTTACGAGGAAAAATATAACTTCCCGGTAGAATTTGTAGGTCACCCACTGTTGGATGCCATACAGGACAGGCAACCTCCTCAACCAGAACAATTCAGAAAAGAACATAATTTAGGCGACAAGCCTATAATTGCGCTATTACCCGGAAGCAGAAAACAGGAAATTGAAAAAATGCTGAGTATCATGCTTAGCGTTACAGATCATTTTGAAGATTATCAATTTGTAATCGCTGGTGCACCAAGCCAGGACAGTGAATTTTACCAGGAATTTACCAGCAGAAAGAATGTAAGTCTTATCATGAATAAAACTTACGATGTGCTGAGTCTTGCGCATGCAGCTTTAGTGACCTCTGGAACTGCAACCCTGGAAACCGCACTTTTTAAGGTGCCTGAAGTAGTATGTTACAAAGGGAGTTATGTCTCCTATCATATAGCCAAACGTATCATTAATTTGGATTATATCTCATTAGTCAATTTGATCATGGATCGCGAGGTTGTGAAAGAGTTAATTCAAAGTGAACTCAATACTGAAAATTTGAAAAAAGAACTTACCAAGATACTTCAGGATAAAAAACGTGAAGAGATTTTTAGTGAGTACCACGAACTTGAATTAAAGCTTGGTGGAGCTGGTGCCAGTAAAAATACAGCGAAACTTATCATGGAAAATTTATAA
- the surE gene encoding 5'/3'-nucleotidase SurE: MNKKKPLILVTNDDGITAPGIRTLIEVMKEIGDVVVVAPDSPQSGMGHAITISDTLFCEQVTIKESYKHKEYSCSGTPADCVKIATQEILDRKPDLCVSGINHGSNSSINVIYSGTMSAAVEAGIEGIPAIGFSLLDYSLNADFEPARKYVKAIVRNTLKNGLPEGVVLNVNIPKLASGEIKGMKVCRQANAHWEEEFDKRRSPQGRDYYWLTGTFVNKDEGKDTDEQALADGYVSIVPVQFDLTAHHFLKELNNWEFND; the protein is encoded by the coding sequence ATGAACAAGAAGAAACCACTGATTCTGGTTACTAATGACGATGGAATCACCGCTCCCGGAATTCGAACTCTTATCGAAGTAATGAAGGAAATTGGTGACGTGGTGGTGGTCGCTCCAGATAGCCCTCAAAGTGGAATGGGTCACGCCATTACAATTAGCGACACCTTATTTTGCGAACAGGTCACTATCAAGGAATCTTACAAACATAAAGAATACAGCTGTTCGGGAACCCCGGCAGACTGCGTGAAGATAGCTACCCAGGAGATCCTCGACCGCAAGCCAGATCTTTGCGTAAGCGGCATCAATCATGGTTCCAACAGTTCCATCAATGTTATTTACTCAGGTACGATGAGTGCTGCTGTAGAAGCTGGAATCGAAGGAATCCCGGCAATTGGCTTTTCACTACTGGATTATTCGCTAAATGCCGACTTTGAGCCTGCCAGGAAATATGTAAAAGCGATCGTTAGGAATACGCTGAAGAATGGACTTCCAGAAGGGGTTGTTCTTAATGTGAATATTCCCAAACTTGCTTCTGGAGAAATTAAAGGCATGAAGGTATGTAGACAGGCCAATGCACACTGGGAAGAGGAGTTCGATAAAAGAAGGAGTCCGCAGGGCCGCGATTATTACTGGCTAACCGGAACCTTTGTAAATAAAGACGAAGGTAAGGATACAGATGAACAGGCGCTGGCAGATGGATATGTTTCCATAGTTCCTGTACAATTCGATCTTACTGCACACCATTTCCTAAAAGAACTGAATAACTGGGAGTTTAATGATTAA
- a CDS encoding carboxy terminal-processing peptidase, with translation MKRNFKLLAVMVFMAAASCSFTTKTFDDPDKDKLLIDLITYVLNQGHYDAKEINDEFSANVYEDYLEGMDPSKRFFYKEDIEDFSSFKDQIDDQIKGKNIEFFNLTYGRLQQRMEEARSIYKDILGEPFDFSENDKIDTDYDNLKYVSSKAELTKRWKEQLKFNTLITYHDLKEDEVTKKEADDTYEVKSDTELEKEARESTLSNMERYYDFTDDLEREDYFSVYINAIVEEFDPHTFYFAPQEKDRFDIAMSGKLEGIGARLVKDSDNITITEVISGGPAWRSDEITEGDVILKVKQEDEKDAVSIVGMRLDDAVDLIKGPKDTKVTLTVRKKVMGNIEDVVLVRDVIEIEETYAKTSMVKKDGKNFGIINLPKFYFDMEDYNSRNAASDIKEDIIRLKQEGMEGLVLDLRNNGGGSLKTVVDIAGMFIEEGPIVQVKSNGQRKEVLKDEDPQVLWDGPLVILVNELSASASEILAAAMQDYKRAIIIGSKQTYGKGTVQNVIDLNRWLRNNEMGDMGALKITTQKFYRVNGGSTQLEGVKSDVVVPDRYSFVDIGEKDQENPLPWDKIDAADYDIWDGYVGYDEAIAASKERMSSNTQLKMIEENAKWVKTQSDESSYPLNYSEYAAQAAEDKEMAKQFESIRDYKTNLTYNSLPFEEQLFATDTILKEKRLRWHESLSKDVYIEEAVNVLSDMKMNNITRNKMAGVDKNQKVKS, from the coding sequence ATGAAAAGGAATTTTAAATTACTGGCGGTCATGGTCTTCATGGCAGCTGCGTCCTGTAGTTTTACAACTAAGACTTTTGACGATCCAGATAAAGATAAATTATTGATAGACCTAATCACTTATGTTCTTAACCAGGGACACTATGATGCCAAGGAAATCAATGATGAGTTTTCGGCAAATGTATACGAGGATTACCTTGAAGGAATGGATCCTTCAAAAAGATTTTTCTACAAAGAGGATATTGAAGACTTCAGTTCTTTTAAAGATCAGATCGACGATCAAATAAAGGGCAAAAATATTGAGTTTTTTAATCTTACCTACGGAAGGCTTCAGCAGAGAATGGAAGAGGCGAGATCTATCTACAAGGATATACTTGGCGAGCCATTTGACTTTTCTGAAAATGATAAGATCGATACAGATTATGATAACCTGAAGTATGTTTCTTCAAAAGCTGAATTAACCAAAAGATGGAAAGAGCAGCTGAAATTCAATACATTGATCACTTATCATGATCTAAAGGAGGATGAAGTGACCAAGAAGGAAGCAGATGATACATATGAAGTAAAATCTGATACTGAACTGGAAAAAGAAGCTAGGGAATCTACGCTTTCCAACATGGAACGATATTATGACTTTACTGATGATCTTGAAAGAGAAGATTATTTTTCAGTATACATCAATGCCATCGTGGAAGAATTCGATCCACATACCTTCTATTTCGCACCACAGGAAAAGGACAGGTTCGATATAGCCATGTCTGGTAAACTGGAAGGAATTGGAGCAAGATTGGTAAAAGACAGTGATAATATTACAATTACTGAAGTGATCTCTGGAGGTCCAGCCTGGAGAAGTGATGAGATTACTGAAGGTGATGTGATCCTGAAAGTGAAGCAGGAAGATGAGAAAGATGCAGTGAGTATCGTAGGAATGAGACTGGATGATGCAGTGGACCTTATTAAGGGCCCTAAAGACACCAAAGTAACGCTTACAGTGCGTAAAAAAGTGATGGGAAATATCGAAGATGTAGTTTTGGTTAGAGATGTGATCGAGATCGAAGAAACGTACGCTAAAACTTCTATGGTGAAGAAAGACGGGAAGAACTTCGGAATCATTAATCTGCCGAAATTCTATTTCGATATGGAAGATTACAATAGCAGGAATGCTGCTTCAGATATCAAGGAAGATATTATTAGATTGAAACAGGAGGGAATGGAAGGTCTGGTTCTTGACCTTAGAAATAATGGTGGTGGTTCACTAAAAACCGTAGTGGATATCGCTGGGATGTTTATTGAGGAAGGACCAATTGTTCAGGTGAAATCTAACGGACAGAGAAAAGAAGTGCTTAAGGATGAAGATCCTCAGGTTTTATGGGATGGTCCATTAGTAATCCTGGTAAACGAACTTTCAGCCTCAGCTTCAGAAATTCTGGCTGCTGCAATGCAGGATTATAAACGAGCTATTATTATTGGAAGTAAGCAAACCTATGGTAAAGGAACAGTGCAAAACGTGATCGACCTAAATAGATGGTTAAGAAATAATGAAATGGGCGATATGGGAGCTCTTAAGATCACTACACAGAAGTTCTATCGTGTTAATGGTGGTTCTACCCAACTGGAAGGTGTGAAGAGTGATGTCGTGGTTCCAGATCGTTACAGCTTTGTAGATATAGGTGAAAAAGATCAGGAAAACCCATTACCCTGGGATAAGATCGATGCGGCAGATTACGATATCTGGGATGGTTATGTTGGATACGATGAAGCAATCGCGGCCAGTAAGGAACGAATGAGTTCTAATACTCAGTTGAAGATGATCGAGGAGAATGCGAAATGGGTGAAGACTCAGAGTGATGAAAGCAGTTATCCATTAAATTATTCTGAATATGCTGCGCAAGCTGCGGAAGATAAAGAGATGGCTAAGCAGTTTGAATCTATCAGAGATTATAAAACGAATCTGACTTATAACTCGTTACCTTTTGAAGAGCAACTGTTCGCTACAGATACTATTCTGAAGGAAAAGAGATTGAGATGGCATGAAAGCCTTAGTAAAGATGTTTATATCGAGGAAGCTGTGAATGTACTTTCAGATATGAAAATGAACAACATTACCAGAAATAAAATGGCGGGTGTTGATAAAAATCAGAAAGTAAAAAGCTAA
- the rodA gene encoding rod shape-determining protein RodA — MARSNGASFDWISILIYLALILFGWANIYSASLGSTSGSFFDLEQPYGKQALFVGLSIFLVIIILSIEAKFYQRFSSIIYLVSLLSLAGLFVFGKTISGATSWYSFGSFGLQPSEFAKFATALALAKYLSDIQTNIKRLDHQVKAFIIIAIPAILIVPQPDPGSALVYAAFFFPLYREGLSGFYLITGLSAVAVFILTLIIGPIWVSVVVAVIALVMFFLKSRKGPGKILISVFAIISIALSFSVNYIFENVFEQRHRDRFNIVLGKEVDSRGIGYNTNQSEIAIGSGGWFGKGWTEGTQTKGHFVPEQHTDYIFSTVGEEWGFLGSAMVVFLFVGLLLRLIVLAERQRDQFYRIYGYSVIGILFIHFLVNIGMVIGIFPTVGIPLPFFSYGGSGLWGFTILLFIFIKLDSDRLSY; from the coding sequence ATGGCGAGAAGCAATGGAGCCAGTTTTGACTGGATAAGTATCTTAATCTATTTAGCACTTATACTTTTTGGTTGGGCCAATATCTACTCTGCTTCATTGGGATCAACCAGCGGTTCTTTTTTTGACCTTGAACAGCCTTATGGAAAACAGGCTCTGTTCGTTGGTCTTAGCATATTTCTCGTCATTATCATTTTATCTATAGAAGCGAAATTCTACCAGCGCTTTTCGAGTATTATATATTTAGTATCGCTTCTCTCACTGGCCGGGCTCTTTGTCTTCGGTAAAACAATTTCAGGAGCAACCTCCTGGTATTCCTTTGGAAGCTTTGGACTGCAACCATCTGAATTTGCCAAATTTGCAACCGCCCTTGCCCTGGCGAAATATCTTAGTGATATTCAAACCAATATTAAAAGACTGGATCACCAGGTCAAGGCTTTTATTATTATCGCAATTCCTGCAATTCTAATCGTACCTCAGCCAGATCCAGGAAGTGCCCTGGTTTACGCTGCTTTCTTTTTCCCGTTATATCGTGAAGGTCTTTCTGGCTTTTATCTTATAACCGGACTCTCGGCGGTCGCAGTATTCATTTTAACGCTAATTATAGGTCCCATCTGGGTAAGTGTAGTAGTAGCCGTGATTGCCTTAGTGATGTTCTTTCTGAAGTCCCGAAAGGGCCCGGGAAAAATCCTGATCAGCGTTTTTGCGATTATATCCATCGCGTTGAGCTTTTCAGTAAATTATATTTTCGAGAATGTTTTTGAACAGCGTCACCGGGATCGTTTCAACATTGTTCTTGGAAAAGAAGTCGATTCAAGGGGAATTGGTTATAACACCAACCAGAGTGAGATCGCGATTGGTAGTGGAGGATGGTTTGGCAAAGGCTGGACTGAAGGAACTCAAACAAAAGGACATTTTGTACCAGAGCAACATACAGATTATATTTTCAGTACAGTTGGAGAAGAATGGGGCTTCTTAGGTAGCGCAATGGTTGTATTCCTGTTTGTGGGCTTATTGTTAAGACTTATAGTTTTAGCCGAAAGACAAAGAGATCAATTCTACCGGATTTACGGCTACTCTGTCATTGGTATTCTATTCATTCACTTCCTGGTAAATATAGGAATGGTGATAGGTATTTTTCCAACAGTTGGTATTCCATTGCCATTCTTTAGTTATGGTGGCTCAGGCCTTTGGGGATTCACTATACTGCTGTTTATATTTATCAAACTCGATAGCGATAGACTGTCTTATTAA